AACTGGTCTTGATATAATGAAATATTGGAAAATATTCATACATGGAACTGGCATAGCTTTTATCGTTATCATAATGTGGTTGTTGACCTATAATGTATTTTCGCGAAATCCTATTAATAATTTAATATTTGGGTTCATAGGATGTGTTGTGGCGTATGGTATCATCGGCATGGTTTACTTCAAATCGGGTCGGACTAAAGAAGTTATCACCTAATACAAACGTACTAAGTAATGTTAGAAAGTCGCCTAATTATGTGTTTAAGGTCAGGAGTCAAACGTTTTCTGGACTATATATAGCCCATGATCAAAGGGAGGCATTAAGTGTTATTGAAAATAAAACAAAAGATAAAGAAAATAATACCTTATCAAATTTATTCACCGATATTAGATTCTTATCGTTATATTAAATCGATAAAATATACAGGCGATGAATTTGAGTGTCCCTTCTGCGGAGGAAAATTCAACAAGCTATTGCCTGCGGGCTTCGAATTCCCTGTATTAAAAGAAAAAAAAGTTGTTGGTGCGTACTATCGGTTGAACGCGACATGCCCGCGGTGTTTTTCCGATGATAGAGAGCGCCTGCTCTATTTATATCTTCAGAAAAAAAGACAGGATATTTTTGAGAAAAAAATAAAGATACTTCATATCGCTCCGGAAAAGCAACTTAACAAAGTATTTATGTCTCAATCAAATATTGATTATCTATCAGCAGATCTTGACTCACCTCTGGCAGCAGTAAAAATGAATATCACGAATATAGAACAAAAGGACAATACGTTTGATTTCATTATGTGCAATCACGTGTTAGAGCATATACCAGATGATGCAAAAGCTATGTCAGAAATATACCGAGTTTTAAAGCCCGGAGGCACCGCTATTTTACAAGTACCGATTTCCTATACTATTCAAAAGACCATTGAGGATCCCTCGATAACGGCTCCGAAAGATCGGGAAAGATTTTTTGGTCAGCATGACCATGTACGGATATATGGGCAGGATTATAAAAAAAGATTAGAGCGAATCGGTTTTTCTGTCATCGTTGATGATTTTATCACCGAACTTGGCCAGAGTAATGCTCATAAGTATGCGCTGTTAAATCACGAAAAAATTTATCTATGTTCAAAAATATAATATTTTCTTAAAGTTTAAGAACAGACGTAAAAAGCCGTGTGATTTTAATCACTTTACTTTATTATTTGTTATGTTATCATTTGTTCATAGCAAGCAGGAAGGAAAATATAAAAATGAAAAGGTTACTACTGTACTTTTGTATAATATTGTTACCAAGTGTTTGTTTCGCTGAAGATATTTACATTTCCCAGATAGCGCAAGGTGCTGATTCTGGGTCAAACTGCTCAAATTCCCACAGCCTAACATGGTTTAACACTTCGGGCAACTGGGGTGGAAGTGGAACGGATGGCAAAATCAGCCCTGGCGATACCGCACATCTCTGCGGGACTTTTACCAGCACGGCAACTGTTCAAGGAAGCGGCGTTGCCGGGAACGTCATCATCATCTTATTTGAGTCAGGTGCAAAGTTTTCTAAGGCAGCATGGGGAGATTCAACCAGTTCAGCTATCTATTCTTCGGGCAAGAGCTATCTTGTTATTGATGGTGGAACAAATGGAATCATTGAAAGCACCGATAACGGAGATAGTATGAGTGGAAAAGGCATCTCGCAGATAGCGGCGGGCGTTTACCTCATTGGAGCTAGCTATTCTGAGATTAAAAACCTGACTGTTCAGAATATGTATATGCACACCGAGGGAACAACCGGAGGTATGACAAGTGGCGGGTGTATTTGGCTTACTGATAGCAGTAATGTGGAAGTCCATAATAATACTTTAAATAATGACTATTTTGCTATTCATGCTACATCATTATCATCGTCAGTATCTAATGTAAATATATACAGCAATACGATCTCCGCGTGTTCAACGGGAATGGTTGTTGCAAATAACCCAGGACGATCAATCAGCGCGGTCAATATTTACAGTAATAATATCTTAATGGGGGATAATTGGGATAATGCAAGTGGCGATAATCATGTGGACGGTATTCACATATGGTCAGTTTACAACGCGGCGGACACAATTACGGGCCTGAAGATATATGACAATTATATTCACGGCGATGTAGGGATGACACAATCAACAAAATGGTCCTCTGGATATATCTATATGGAGTACGATATTATCGATCCACTTATCTACAATAATATACTGGCCTGTGAAAGTGGTCAATGTCCCTCATTGGGAAACATTGCCATAAAAGGACGCACCACTTCACCTGGGGCGTCATCTCCCAAAGTTTATAACAATACAATTATAGGTGTAGACGGCACTGGATCAAGTGGCTCGGGAATTTATCTGGGGAATGATTCTAACATGACGCCTATTATCATCAACAATATTATTAAATATCAATATATGGGGATTAATGATGCAGGAGGCTCGGCAACGATTACCTCAGATTCCAATGATTTTAATGGGAACAACTGGGTAGGGCATAAGGGTTCGTACTACACAACATTGGTAAACTGGCAGGCGCTTGGATCCGATTTACATAGTACGGATGCAAATCCTCAACTGGATGCCAACTACAGGTTGACAGCTTCAAGCCCTGCCAGCGTAACTGCTGGTGGAGTGAATCTCAGCAGTTTATTTACAATTGACAAGGATAACCATGTGCGTCCTTCAGCACCTGTACCATGGTCTATTGGAGCGTATCAATATTTAGGCAGGCGGCCGACTGCTCCGCCGAACTTACGTTAAGGTAATTAATTTCTAATAAGTTACCTTTGGAACATTATCAGCTATGCCCTTTGATTTTATCAGTGATTGAATCT
This DNA window, taken from Nitrospirota bacterium, encodes the following:
- a CDS encoding class I SAM-dependent methyltransferase gives rise to the protein MKIKQKIKKIIPYQIYSPILDSYRYIKSIKYTGDEFECPFCGGKFNKLLPAGFEFPVLKEKKVVGAYYRLNATCPRCFSDDRERLLYLYLQKKRQDIFEKKIKILHIAPEKQLNKVFMSQSNIDYLSADLDSPLAAVKMNITNIEQKDNTFDFIMCNHVLEHIPDDAKAMSEIYRVLKPGGTAILQVPISYTIQKTIEDPSITAPKDRERFFGQHDHVRIYGQDYKKRLERIGFSVIVDDFITELGQSNAHKYALLNHEKIYLCSKI